Part of the Kineococcus aurantiacus genome, AGGTCCTGCGGAACGTGCAGGACGCCCTGGCCGACGAGGTCCGGCGCGTGCTCGACGAGGGCGTCGTGGCCGGGCCGGAGGAGGTCGACGTGTGCCTTGTGCTGGGCACCGGGCACCCGCTGTCCACCGGCGGGATCACCCCGTACCTGGACCGCGTCGGGGCCAGCGAGCGCGTCACCGGGCGCCGGTTCCACCCCGCGGCCCCCGCGGCCTGAGGCTGCGGGCCCTCGAGGCCCCGCGCCGGGACCCCACCGGGGGTCCCGGTGCGGGACCGGTCAGGTGAAGGCGGACAGGCCCGTGAGGTGGCGGCCCACGATGAGGGTCTGGATCGACTCCGTCCCCTCGTAGGTGTGCAGGGCCTCCACGTCGGCCATGTGCCGCGCGACGCGGTTCTCCAGCAGGATCCCGTCGCCGCCCAGCAGGTCGCGCGCCATCGCCGTCACGGCACGGGCCTTGCGGGTCGCGTTGACCTTGGCCAGGGAGGCCTGCGTGTCGGTGAGCCGGCCGGCGTCGGCGAGCTTGCCCACGCGCAGGCAGAACAGCTGCATGGCGGTGACCTCGGCGAGCATCCGCACGAGCTTGTCCTGCACGAGCTGGAAGCTGCCGATCGGCTGGCCGAACTGCTTGCGCTCCAGGGAGTGCGCCAGCGCCGTCTCGTAGGCGGCGAGCGCGTGGCCCAGGGCCCCCCAGGCGATGCCGGCGCGGGTGGCCGACAGCACCCGGCCGGTGTCGCGGAAGCTGTTCGCGCCCGGCAGCCTGTTGGCCGCCGGGACCCGCACCCCCGTCAGCGTGATGTGCGCGTTGTGGATGGCCCGCAGCGACGCCTTGCCCTCGATGACGGTCGCCTCGAAGCCGGGGGTGCCCCGCTCGACGAGGAAGCCCTGCACCTGCCCGTCCTCCCCGCGGGCCCACACGACGCACACGTCGCAGACCGTCCCGAAGCCGATCCAGCGCTTGGCGCCGTCCAGGACGTACTCGTCGCCCTCGCGCCGGGCCGTCGTGGCCAGGGCCACGGCGTCGGAACCGTGGTCGGGTTCGGTCAGGCCGAACGCGCCCAGCACCTCCAGCCGCGCCATGGGCGGCAGCCAGCGCTCCTTCTGCTCGGGCGAGCCGAGGAACGCGATGGACCGCATCGCCAGGCCCGCCTGGACGCCGAGCATCGTGGCGAAGCTGCCGTCCCCGCGGGACAGCTCCATCGTCACCAGCCCGGCCGCGGTGTGGCTCAGGGACGGGACGCCCGGGCCCTGGAGGCCGTCGCCGACGAGGTTCAGCTGCCCGTACTCCTTGAGCAGGTCCAGCGGCATCTCCGCCCGCTCCCAGAAGCCCCCGGCGACGGGGATCACCTTCTCGTCGACGAAACCGCGGACGGTCTCCCACACCGAGCGCTCCTGCTCGGTGAGGTCGGCGGCGATGTCGTAGTAGTCCACACCGGTCATGGCTGTGCTTCCTCTCGTACCGGGGGCTTGATCTGGCGCTTGAGGACCTTCCCCGTGGGGCCCTTGGGCAGTTCGTCGACGATCCACACGCGCCGGGGGTACTTGTAGGCCGCGAGCTGGCCCTTGACGTGCTCCACGAGTTCCTCGGGGGTGGCCGTGGCGCCCTCCTTGAGCACCACGGCGGCCCCGACCTCCTCCCCCACGAGGGGGTCGGGGAAGCCGACGACGGCGGCCTGCTCGACGGCGGGGTGCTCGTACAGGACCTCCTCGACCTCGCGCGGGTACACGTTGTACCCGGCGCGGTCGATCATGTCCTTGGCGCGGTCGACGATCGTGTAGTAGCCGTCGGCGTCGCGGGTGGCGAGGTCCCCGCTGCGGAACCAGCCGTCGACGAAGGCGTGGGCCGTGGCGACCTCGTTGCGCCAGTAGCCCTTCATGACGTTCTCGCCGCGGATGACGATCTCGCCCACCCCCTCGGTGACCGGGGTGCCGTCGGCGGCGCGCAGGTCCATCTCGCAGCCGCGCACGGGCAGGCCGATGGTGCCGGGCTTGCGCGGGACGTCGGGGCGGTTGAAGGAGGCCACCGGGGACGTCTCGCTCAGCCCGTACCCCTCCAGCACGACGACGCCGTACTTCTCCTCGAAACCGCGCAGCACCTCCACCGGCAGGGAGGCCCCGCCCGAGACGCACGAGCGCCACGAGGACAGGTCGAAGTCGCCGGCCGTCGGTTCGCTGAGCATCGCGACGTACATGGTCGGCACGCCCGCGAAGTGGGTGACGCGGTCGCGCTGGACGAGGGCGAGCGCGGCCGCGGCGGTGAACCGCGGCAGCAGCGTCATGGTGCGCCCGGCGACGACCGCGGTGTTCATGGCGCAGGTCTGCCCGAAGGCGTGGAACAGCGGCAGCGCGCCGAGGATCGTGTCGCCCTCCCCCAGCCGGATGAGCTGCTCCTGGCTGGTGACGGCGTTGCTCAGCAGGTTGCGGTGGCTCAGCTCGGCGCCCTTGGGGGCCCCCGTGGTGCCGGAGGTGTAGAGGATGACGGCGGTGTCGTCCGGGTCCGGCTCGTGCACGTGCGGGTCGGGGTCGACGGAGGCCAGCAGGGCGCTGGTCGCCCCCGGCTCGACGACGAGGACGCGGGTGCCGGTGCCGACGGCGCCGGCGTGGGCGGCCTCGGCCACGGCGTGCCAGACGAGGGCCAGGACGGCGCCGGAGTCGGCGAAGAGGTGGTTGACCTCGCGCCCGCGCAGCAGCGGGTTCACGGGGACCACGACCGCGCCGGCGCGCAGGATCCCGTGGTACAGCACCGGGAAGTGCGGGACGTTGGGGGCGATGAGCGCCACCCGGTCCCCGGGACGGACGCCCCGGGACCTCAGCAGCGCCGCGACGCGGGCGGTGGCGTCGTCGAGGCCGCGCCAGGTCAGGGCGTGGTCGTCGAGGCGGACGGCCACGTCGTCGGGCCGGGTGCGGGCGTGCTGGGCGATGGTGCTGGCGAAGCTGGGCATGCGGAGCTCCTGCGGACGTCGTCGTCGCTGGTTGCGTGCAGCTTCGCACACGTCACCGTCCCGGGCTCACGCGCTCCCGCGGGTCGTGGGCCGTCCGGGTGCAGGCGCGGCCGGCGTGCTTGGCGGCGTACAGGGCCGCGT contains:
- a CDS encoding acyl-CoA dehydrogenase family protein, yielding MTGVDYYDIAADLTEQERSVWETVRGFVDEKVIPVAGGFWERAEMPLDLLKEYGQLNLVGDGLQGPGVPSLSHTAAGLVTMELSRGDGSFATMLGVQAGLAMRSIAFLGSPEQKERWLPPMARLEVLGAFGLTEPDHGSDAVALATTARREGDEYVLDGAKRWIGFGTVCDVCVVWARGEDGQVQGFLVERGTPGFEATVIEGKASLRAIHNAHITLTGVRVPAANRLPGANSFRDTGRVLSATRAGIAWGALGHALAAYETALAHSLERKQFGQPIGSFQLVQDKLVRMLAEVTAMQLFCLRVGKLADAGRLTDTQASLAKVNATRKARAVTAMARDLLGGDGILLENRVARHMADVEALHTYEGTESIQTLIVGRHLTGLSAFT
- a CDS encoding long-chain-fatty-acid--CoA ligase, coding for MPSFASTIAQHARTRPDDVAVRLDDHALTWRGLDDATARVAALLRSRGVRPGDRVALIAPNVPHFPVLYHGILRAGAVVVPVNPLLRGREVNHLFADSGAVLALVWHAVAEAAHAGAVGTGTRVLVVEPGATSALLASVDPDPHVHEPDPDDTAVILYTSGTTGAPKGAELSHRNLLSNAVTSQEQLIRLGEGDTILGALPLFHAFGQTCAMNTAVVAGRTMTLLPRFTAAAALALVQRDRVTHFAGVPTMYVAMLSEPTAGDFDLSSWRSCVSGGASLPVEVLRGFEEKYGVVVLEGYGLSETSPVASFNRPDVPRKPGTIGLPVRGCEMDLRAADGTPVTEGVGEIVIRGENVMKGYWRNEVATAHAFVDGWFRSGDLATRDADGYYTIVDRAKDMIDRAGYNVYPREVEEVLYEHPAVEQAAVVGFPDPLVGEEVGAAVVLKEGATATPEELVEHVKGQLAAYKYPRRVWIVDELPKGPTGKVLKRQIKPPVREEAQP